In Lepus europaeus isolate LE1 unplaced genomic scaffold, mLepTim1.pri SCAFFOLD_266, whole genome shotgun sequence, the sequence CACAGCTCAGGTGCCCCTCACGGGCCCACCCCCCACAAGGAACCCCCCCAGGGTCGCCGGGGCGCCCCCAGTCCTGCCTCCTCGGTCCCTGCCCCGGGTCCCACGCTCCTCCCGGCCAGCCCCCACCTGAGTTTCCCTTCCACTCTGAATCTTAGCGTGCCTCCCCGCGGGGACCCACGCGCAAACAGGACCCACAACTGGACACCGCGTGCCCACGGTACGCACACCTCCAGCCCCTTGGGAGAGCCCCAGGGCGCCTCGCTTTCCCGCACAGCGAGATGGGCGCATTAACAGCCCCCATATTGGCCGCAGGTGCAGCGCTGGCGAGCAAACCGCTGAGCGCAGGGCCCTGCGCCGGCTGGAACTTCTCCAGCGCAGCGGTCCTGCACGCCCACGCGGCCCCCAcgcacctgccccctccctcggGCTGGCCAGCCCCGCGTGTCTGGCTCCGCCTTCTCCCCCCCCTCAGCCAATAAGAAGCGCCCCGGCGGTGCGCGGGCCCCAGAGCCGCGGCGCTGCGCGGTGGTCCGGGCGGGAGGCTGCGCCAGTGCCCGCGCCTGCCCCGCCGGTACCCCGCGAGGATGGAGCccgggccgcggcggcggcggcgacgcgGGAGCCACCAGCTGGTGGCCACTTTCCTGCGCGACCCGGGCTCGGGGCGCGTCTACAGGCGCGGGAAGCTCATTGGCAAGGTGGGGCGGCCGAGCAGGGAGCGCGCGGTGGGGCGCGGCCTCTGCCCAGGGCCGTGTGCCAGGGCGTGGTGGACCCGACCCGTCGGGGGCTCTGCGTGGGCACAGTGTGCGGACGCGCATCCGGGGGGCTTGGAGCTTTCTTCGGGCGTGGGCGTGGGAGACGGCCTGGCCACAAGAGGTCCCGGGTCGCGCTGCGCTGCGGGCGCACCTGGCCGCACCTGGTCGCTGAGCGGCTCGCCCCGGGGCCCCGCAGGGCGCCTTCAGCCGCTGCTACAAGCTCACGGACTTGTCCACCAGCGTCGTGTTCGCCCTCAAGGTGGTGCCCCGCGGCGGGAGCGGGGCCGGGCGGCTGCGCCCGTGCGGCAAGGTAGGCGTGCAGCGTGTCCCCGGGCTCCCCAGGGAGGGCTTCCCTGCCAGCCGCGGGGCGGGGTGGACCGTGCGGGGTGTGCCTGCAGGTGGAGCGCGAGATCGCCCTGCACAGCCGCCTGCGACACCGCAACATCGTGGCCCTCCATGGGCACTTCGCCGACCGCGACCACGTGTACCTGGTGCTGGAGTACTGCAGCCGCCAGGTGgcctgggtggggggcgggggctgctggtGTCTTCTGCTGGTGTCCCTCCTTCGCTCACGGCCCACCCGTGCCCCCTGTGTCTGTGCCCAGCTAGTTCTGTGGTCATCGGGTCCAGCTCCTACTCACCCATGCCCACCTGTGCCCGCCTGCACTCAGCCACGCCCACGCCCCAgagccctcacccccaccccacaaccCCGGGGGCCCGGGCTCTGCCTTTGGCCGCCCTAACCCGTGTCCCCCACAGTCCCTGGCCCACGTGCTCCGGGCGCGGCAGACACTGACAGAGCCGGAGGTGCGCTACTACCTGAGGGGCCTGGTCAGCGGCCTGCAGTACCTGCACCAGCACCGCATCGTGCACCGAGACCTGAAGCCCAGTGAGTGCCCGGCACAGCCCCGGGGCGCGggaggccctgcccccacccacggTGCCCCCATCCCCCCAGGTAACTTCTTCCTGAACAAGAACATGGAGGTGAAGATTGGCGACCTGGGGCTGGCCGCCAAGGTGGGGCCGGGGGGCCGCTGCCACAGGTGCGTGCGGGAGCCCTGGGGGCCCCCCTGGAGCGCACGGGTGACCCCAAGCCTGGCATGGGtgccgagcccccccccccccccgctattTCCCTCCCAGAGTGCTCTGCGGGACTCCGAACTTTCTGGCCCCCGAGGTCATCTCCAGAAATGGGCACTCCTGCCAGTCAGAcatctgggctctgggctgcatCCTGTGagtgagcctggggtgggggcggggcggtgggggggaggggagactgagcgggggcggggtgggcgaGGCGGCCCAGGGGGCCCCCAGGGAAGactgagtggggtggggtggctggcAGGGAAGACTGAGTGGGGGTGAGGCGGCCAAGGGGACCCCCAGGGAAGACTGAGCGGGAGCGGGGCGGCCCAGGGGGCCAGGGAAGACTGAGCAGGGGCGGGGTGGCCCAGGGGCCCCCAGGGAAAactgagtggggtggggtggctggggaggcccggggggggggcagggaagactgagtggggtggggtggctggggAGGCCCGGGGGGGAGGCCCAGGGAAGACTGAGTGGGGGCGAGGCGGCCCAGGGGGCCCCCAGGGAAGACtgagcgggggcggggcggcccaGGGGGCCAGGGAAGactgagtggggtggggtggctggggaggccccgggggggggggaggccagggaagactgagtggggtggggtggctggggAGGCCCGGGGGGGGGGAGGCCAGGGAAGACTGAGCGGGGCGGGCACGAGCCCACCAGCAGGTGAGCAGGGTGTGGAGCTGCGGCCAGCTGGGGGCACGTGCCTGTCGTCGTTGGGCTGTGCAGGTGTGAGCAGCACACGTGCGGGGGCGGACGCGAGCAGGCGCCGGGCTCCCGTCCCCTCCTGGCCCAGGTACACCGTGCTCACCGGCGTCCCACCCTTCCCCGCGGCACCCCTGTCGGAGACCTACCGGAACATCCGCGCAGGCCGCTACCCGGAGCCTGCCCACCTgtcgcccgccgcccgccgcctcATCGCCCGCCTCCTGGCGCCCGACCCCGCCGAGCGGCCCAGCCTGGACCTCCTGCTGCAGGACGGCTTCTTCACCCAGGTGGGCGCTGGGGGAGgagcccgccccagccccgcccccagccccagccccaccgctcagcccctcagccccgccccgtcctccaggcccagccccagccccgccccaagccccgccctccaggccccaccccagccccgccccagccccgtccccagactcagccccagccccgcccccagccccttcctccaggcccagccccagccccgccccagccccgccccacctctcagcccctcagccccagccccttcctccaggctcagccccagccccgcccccagccccagccccgtcctccaggcccagccccagccccagccccgccccacagccccagtcccgcccccagccccagccccgccccagccctgccccacctctcagccacagccccgcccacagccacagccccgcccacagccacagccccgccccgcagccccccagctccagcccccgtcccgcccccagccccagccccgccacagccccgccccacctctcagcccctcagccccagccccgccccctcccgcagGGCTTCAGTCCGGACCGGCTGCCGCCCTACTGCTGCCACAGCCCTCCCGTCTTCGCCCGCCCCCCGGCCCTGGGCGGGCTACTCCGGAAagtccagctgctgctgcccccgTGCGGGCCCCTCTGTGAGTGTCCCACCCCCAGCGCCTCTCCAGGGCTCTGCGGCAGGGCGGCTGTGGGGCGGCTGCCCCCCCCCGCACCCCCCCAAGTCCTGTGccttcctcaggcccctgcacctccacagACGGGTCGGACCCCGACTCCACAGAGCGGGGCGACGAGGTAAGGACGCAGGGTGTGGGGGTGCGGGGGGGCACCTCGAGgccggccctgccccctcccgaGCCCCCTCCTCCAAGCAGGCTTCCCTGACTTCGCCAACAGAAGCCTCCACCCCCTCGGGGGTCTCAGGGcctggacccctccctcctgtgaCCAGTGTGTCTCCCCAAGGCCCGGGCCCCAGGCGCTGGGTCACCTCTCCCGTTTGTCCAGTGACTATGGgatgcaccccaggggagacccgtTCCTGCAGGGGGCAGGAGCCCCTCGCCCACCTCCGGccggcctctccctccctcctcaggcCTCTCCGTCTGAGAGAGGGGCTCCCGACCCCGAGACCCCCATCCGCCTGCTCTCACAAGGGACCCTCGGCGGTGACCCAGCAGGTGAGCGGCCCCACGGCCCCGGCAGGAGTTGGGGCGAGACCCTgactcccccagcctctgccccacccGGACAGTAGGAATGTCGGGGGGGTTAGCACCACTTcctgggtgtaggagcccaggcctgctgccccaccccatctgtctccccagggcctgcagggagcCCGCGGGTGGAGGTGGACGCGGCCATCCGgagcctgcagctctgcctggaCGCCGGCCCTCGGGGTAGGAGCCCCGCCTTCCCCCCTTCATTCCCAGGGAGCTgcgacccccaccccggggccggCCAGGGAGCCTCAGGACTGTCCTCTTCGTGCCCCAGGGGGCGGCCACACCTGCTTGGGGTCTGGGGTCTGGAAAGTTCTTAGTCCTGCTGAGAGCAGGAGAAGAGACCCAGCGAGCTCCCGGCACACTGGCCTTGGCCGCGACCGAGCCGGGGGCTGTGGGCCACAGCTGTGACGGGCCCGGCGGAGCCCGTGCCCCTCGCTCGCCCGCAGCCTCGGAGCGCAGGGGCAGGAAGCCCCTGGCCGTCTCTTTTCAACCCCCATCCCCCAAGGGGCCCCAAGCTTCAGAGCCCCTTGGGCCGCAGCCACCCTGGGCCTCGCCCGCCCTGGGTGCCACGTCCCCGCCCCCCAGACCAGGACGTGGTCAGtttccccctgctgcctcccccttTTTTCCTACCCAGGACTCCCGGCACTGAGCGGTTTTTATTTTGTGACACACACTCTGAAATACGACCAAGCAAGGCCTCTGGTGCCGTGGCCGTGGCGAGCGCGTCAAGGCCGGGGTTTCCAGCGGCGTTGTGCGCCGTGGCCGTggcgggttagggttagggctaggactagggctagggctagggctagggttagggctagggttagggctagggctagggctaaggttagggttagggttagggctaggggtagggttagattagggttagggatagggttagggtcagggttagggtcagggctaGGGTCAGGGCTAGGGTCAGGGTCCAGGTTAGGGTTTTTTAGGGTTATGgtcaggtcagggtcagggttagggttagtgtcagagctagggctagggccagggtcagggtcagggttagggttagggttagtgttgactttgggttaggattagggttagggttagggttagggttagtgttgactttgggttagggtcagggttagggtcagggctaGGGTCAGGGCTAGGGTCAGGGTCCGGGTTAGGGTtttttagggttagggtcaggtcagggtcagggttagggttagggttagtgtcagagctagggctagggtcattgtcagggttagggttagtgttgagtttgggttaggattagggttagggttagggtttagtgtcagggctagggttagggtagggttagggttagggttagtgttaaggtgagttagggttagggtcagggttaaggttagggttagtgttgaCTTTGGGTTAGGGTTAGACTTAGGGATTAGTGtcagggttagggtagggttctGGTTAGGattgggttagggttaaggtgagttagggtcagggtcaggtcaggATCAGGGTTAGGGCATCAAGGCTGCGGGTTCCAGTAGCACTGCGCGTTGGGGGGGGGGTCGGGCACTAGTCCTCCGGGAGCTCTGCCCCTCTTTGGGCTGCTGGTCCAGCACACCCAGGTGCCCAGGCCGGAGCCCGGCAGTAGTGGCTCCAGGGCTTTGGTccttgcccacgtgggagacctggacagagccccaggtttggcctggcgcagccctggctgttgccggcTCGGGGGGAGGGACCAGCACAcagttggtctctgtctctctgcctttcaaatatggtGGAAATAAGCGGAAGTTAATAACCACCGGCTCAGGTCCCCTCATGCCTGTTCAGCCCCACAGGACCCCCCCGGAGAGCCGCGGCCCACCCTCTGGGCCCCCCAGTGGGTGGATTATTCCAGCAAGTACGGCTTCGGCTACCAGCTGTCGGATGGGGGCAGTGCCGTCCTGTTCCGGGACGGCACCCACATGGCCCTGCGGCCCCCTGCAGGGTGAGCTGCACAGGGTGTCCGCGAGTGGACTTTGtgggtgtgcgtgcgtgtgcatggctgagtgagtgtgtgcgtgtgtgtggcctCCTTTCTGAAGGGAGACAGCTGAGGTGGCATAGAAGGGGGGGGACGTCAGGAGGGAACCCACAGGGACCGGCATTGTGACACGGGTGCGCACCTGCCGGctcctggcggggtggggggaggcacagagggcctcctgggccacagccgggCTCCCGCCGGTGTCGTGACATTTCCGGCAGTgccatggcctgggctggggcggTGGCCGCGGTGGACAGGAGTGGGCTGGGATCTGGATTGGCCGCAAGGCAGGAAGCTGGGCGGGGGCTCTGGGGGCTCTGCGGTGAGCGGCAGAGGCACTCGGGGGCCGGTCAGCGTAGAGCCGTCCAGGACGGGGGCCCTGACCACAGGtgtccctgcccccgccccctccagccaGGTCTGCTACCTGCCAAGCCGGGGACGGCTGGAGACCTTCACCCTGAGGGACGTGCCGAGCCCGCTGGGCGCCAAGCTGGCCGTGCTGCGGCTCCTCACCCACTAcatgcggcggcggcggcggcggcggcggcggcggcgggaggtgagggggaggggagggagaggtggggaggtggcgggaggcccctggcctggcctgaccaGCCGCCTGGCTGAGTCTGGCCACAGGAGGGAGCCCTGCCCGCACCTGTGCCGCCCGCGGGCCCCGGCTTCTGCCTGCTGCGCTTCCTCTCGTCCCCGGAGGCACTGCTCCTGCTGTTCAGCGACGGCACGGTGCAGGTGAGCcccgcggcgggcgggcgggcggggccggctcCAGGGCGGGGCCGCACCCCGGGGTCACAGGATGGAATGGGGGAGCAGGGGAGTCCCACCGGGGCTCTGGGCTCTCACTCCCGCCGTGCGCGGGCGGGGCCGCACCCCGGGGTCACAGGATGGGGCGGGGCGGCAGGGGAGTCCCACCGGGGCTCTGGGCTCTCACTCCCGCCGTGCGCGGGCGGGGCCGCACCCCGGGGTCACAGGATGGGGCGGGGCGGCAGGGGAGTCCCACCGGGGCTCTGGGCTCTCGCTCCCATGGTGGGTGGGCAGGCCTGGCTCCAGGGCGGGGCCGCACCCCGGGGTCACAGGGTGGGATGGGGGGGCAGGAGTCCCACCGGGGCTCTGGGCTCTCACTCGCCGTGCGCGGGCGGGGCCGCACCCCGGGGTCACAGGATGGGGCGGGGCGGCAGGGGAGTCCCACCGGGGCTCTGGGCTCTCGCTCCCATGGTGGGTGGGCAGGCCTGGCTCCAGGGCGGGGCCGCACCCCGGGGTCACAGGATGGGATGGGGCGGGGTGGCAGGGGAGTCCCACCGGGGCTCTGGGCTCTCACTCCCACCGTGCGCGGGCGGGGCTGCACCCCGGGGTCACaggacggggcgggggcggcaggAGTCccaccagggctcctggctctgggctctcaCTCCCGCggtgggtgggcggggccgcACCCCCGGGGTCAcaggacgggggtgggggcggcaggggAGTCCCACCCCGGCTCTGGGCTCTCCCGCggtgggcgggcggggccggctcCAGGGCGGGGCCACACCCCGGGGTCACAGGACGGGGCGGGGCGGCAGGAGGCTCCCCCGGGGCTCTGGGTCCCGCGCCGACTCGTCCTCCTGCAGGCCCAGGGTCGCCTGTCCCCCTGACCTCGGCTCCCCCGCAGGTCAGCGTCAGCGCAGCCCACACCCAGGTGGTGCTGAGCGGCCAGGGCGAGGGGCTGCAGCTGACCcactgggggcggggccgagccGGCGCCTCCGCCTCGCTGGACAGCCTGCGGCGCCACGGCTGCCCCCCGGCCGCCCGCCAGCTGCTGGGCCTCGCGCTGCGCATGCTGCAGACCACCCGTGGCCCTGAGCGCTCGGACGCCGCTGAGAGGGAGACGTCGGGGGGCGGCGCGCAGCGGGCGCACCAGGACGGCTCAGCCAGGACTCTGCTCCGTTTTcattaaagaggggctggtgctgagacCGTGGCCTGCTGTGTGCGGGGGGAGGAGCTTCGGCCAGGAGCCCGCGGAGCCCCTCCTGTGGCAGAGGCTGTCGCCCCCACGTGGGCACCCGCGGGAAAGGCGACAGCACAGACGGCGCTGCCCCCGGGGCCGGGCAGCCTCAGATCCCCCCACTCCGCAGCTGAGAGCTGGGGTGCCGCCCCCCTCCCCTGTGAGCCCCCCACAGCTGGGAGATGCGGTCTCTGCCCCTAGGATTCCTGATCAGCCCGTCCCAGCCGCCGACGCCCCCCGTTCCTTGTCCCCAGCACCCGGTGCCCAGACAACAGCAGCCCCCACGGCACAGGAGGCGGCGGCAGAGCGTGGTGGTGACGTGCCCgtcccagcccagagcccctcgGTGACCCCCACAGTCAGGGACCCCCACAGTGACACCCACAGTCGGTGACTGACACCCGTCTCCCCGTGCCCTCACAGCATTCCTGGACGACCCCCACCCTGCAGCAGTTGGCCTTAGGGCACTCATTCGTCCCCTCCTGCGTCACCGTCCGGACCTCTGCCCTCCGTCCCCCTCTGTTCACCCAGCACAGacccctgctgcacctgctggccccgccccctccccaggcctccctcgCACCCCccatgcctggcccagcctcaccgTCACCCACGCACACCACCGAGGCCTCTGGGGGTCCCAACATCTCGGCAATCGTCTCCCGCGTGCCCTGACCCCCGTGGGCCCTCCCTCAGGAGGTCCAGCACTGTCTCCCCCAGGACAGGACAGCACAGTCCCTGGGGCATGGCCGCCCAGCCACTGCTCAGATCTGCTCCAGGCTCTGTCTCCcgcggctcccctcccccacacagccTCGCATCTGCTgcccccaagcacctgggccgtctccCGCTGctcccccgggccacagcagggggcCGTCTCCCGCTGctcctccgggccacagcagggggcTGTATGGGAAGTGGGGCGGCCGGGACTGGAAGCGGCGCCCGTGTTGGGtgcgggcgctgcaggccagggcttcacctgctgcgAACAGCGCCGGGGCCTTGATGCTGCGCCCGTGGGGAAGGGGGTGTGCAGGGAGAACGCGGGTTCCTCTCTCACAGTCGGGCCTGGCACCGTCGGCCGCGAGCCCAGCCTGCCCTGACGCGTCGCCGTCGCCGTCACCATCGCCGGGCGCTCCTGCTCCACGGGTCCCTGCCGCAGCCCAGGCGGCCACCAGGGGCTGAGGCTGATTTCGCACAAACTTTCagacccccccccgcccccatcgtCGCCCcgcccagcaggaagcaggtggaGGAGGCGCGCGCTGGCCCTTCCCCACGGGAacggagccaaagccaggaatcgggGCCTGGAGGGGCGTTCGTGGCCACGGCGGGGACACACAGGCGACGCCCCCCGCGCGTGGTCCCAGCAGCCGCGGGCCCCGACCCCCGAGGGGGCGTTGACTGCctgaccgccccccccccgcACGCCGGGAGCTTCTGGAATCTTCCGCAGGGGCTTCGTTGTGTACCTCGACGTAAGCCTGGCAGCCTCAGGTTTTTGGGGAGGGGGGGTGCTGACTGGCGAAAGAAACCACTGAGACCGCTGTCAGCTCGGAACCCAGGGGAAACTTCTTTTTCCCGCCCTGCAACAACAGCCGCGCCTCATTGGTCCGTGAAGACCATGTGACACTATGCCTCCTCCAACCACGAGCGAGcaaggcggggccggggcggcagCACCACCCCCTGGTGGCTGTGATTGGCTGCTGTCATAGCAACCATGCGTGTGGCCGCTGAGCTTCCCAGGGTCGCGGGTGagcgcaagtggagcagccgggactcgaaccggcgcccacatgggatggtggacagcgccggcccctccagggAGCTTTTACAACACCACAGAGTCTGGGGTTAACACCAAGACAGACCCAGAGACGCGTGCAGCGTGTGATATTTAGAAACGACGCCGTTTTAGACATGCAGGGCGGTCAGCGGTCACCGCGGTGCGGGCCGCGATGGTGTGGACACACGGACGACCGGGTAGCGGACCTGTACGGCCAcaggctggcgccgaggctcagcTGGAGCCCTGGTTCCGGTCCAGGCGGTgatggcccagtgctggggggagctcccggctcccatgggcgcagctccggccactgtggccaactggacagtgacccagtggatggcggacctccctctctctttctctctttcaaataaataagtaaatatttaaaaataccgtAATGAATAATCGCCCCCAAACGCCATCAggcccagcagccaggggctggatcctgccccacgtgggggacccgggaCCCAGGTTGGGCCCCACGGGGCTGCGTCCCCgcccctcccaggctgggccCTCGCCCAGGTTCCCCGTCCCATGTCCCGGGGTCCCGCCCCCTCAGTGCAGTTCCCGACACTGACCAGGCGCCCCGCAGGCCACAGCCGTGAAGACCCGACAGAGCCCTGGGGAACCCCAGGTCCAGGGTGGGTGCTCTCCACCCCGACACCGGGCTGCCCGCCCTTCCTCCAATCAGCGTCCACGGAGCGTCCCGCGGGcggggaagggggcaggggcaggccagggcagggcagggttaagggcaggggcagggccgggccgggccagccTCGCCGGCCGCAGGAGGCGGGTGTCGTGAGCAGCGCTGGCCGCACGGTGGCGACAGAGGACGCGTCCCTCTGGTGCCAGGGGCCGCAGCCCGAGAGGGGTCCAGGCCTGGCCCCGGGGCCGGGCAGGGAGCAAACCCACCCCCGGGACGGGGAGACCCAAAGCGTCCCCCACATGCCTACGCACCCCTGGCCCCTCACCTGGCTCCTTACTCCCCCCAAGTCTTCCTCCCGGCTGGAATTAGGCTGgctagggtcagggtcagggtcagggctcctccccactcccagttACCCTAGAGtcaggggtcagggtcagggtcagcagTCAGCATAGAGCTGCTCCCAGcaggctctgcccctccctccactccagccctgagggctgcacctgccggcccccagctcagccctcgGAGGGAACGaggggggcctggggaggggcgtCCAGCTCCCCGTGTCCCCAGCTGCCAGAGTGGACGCCACACTCACCTCAGGGCTGGGCGGGAGTCCCCCAGGGGGCAGCCTGCTCCACCCCCCCAgaagcacggggtggggggcctggaccccagcccctcccacagcacGCGGAAGCCGAGCGCTCACTGAATACAAAGACTTTATTAAGAAGGCTTtgaagtcaaaaaataaaactctgaataCAATTTTTAACCCTTAAATCCGCTCAGCAAATATATAATCAGTAATTTAGCTGTGTAAGATTAAACGtccattgtttatttaaaataaaatatattttagttcttaaaatttattccaTAAAGTACATATTTCCCTATAAATTTCCTACATATACACAAgaggtaaaaagtaaaaaaacaaacaaaaacattttaaaaattttaaaaaatgacaacagaaaccacagcgggaaagggagggttaataaaaaaaaaaggtcagaaaCCCCGGGTGGGTGGGGCGCCCTCGCCCCCCGCCCACCTGGCAGCTGCACGCCCCGCGGGGcccccacggggggggggggaggaataaAAAGTgcacgcggggggggggggtttcctgCGGTTTATTGTCACGGctctcagctctgctgctccGAGCTCCCGCCGGGCCTCCGCGCCGCGTCCACGCCTGGGTCTGAGTTAAAGCTCCACCGCGGTGccctgcccggcccggcccggcccagcccagcccagcccagcccagccctggcccccgcccgcccccgtcTGCCCGGCCCGCGCTAGGAAAAGATATGGATGGCCTGTGTGGCCGGCGTGCGGCACGCGGGACACTCCGGTGCGCTGGTGCCGCAGATGCGCACGGCGCAGTCCATGCAGAAGAGGTTGTGGCCGCAGGGCACCAGCGCCGCCATGGCCTCGCCCTCGGTGCACACCACGCACTCACGCGCCGGGGTGGCAGGAGCGGCGGCCCCCGAGGACGCGGGCGTGGGCGCAGGTGCAGCCGGGGCCGGCGCGGCAGGCTTGCGGCTACCCTCGCAGGCGCCGGAGTCCAGCGTGGCGGTGGCCGCGGCGAAGCCGGCGCCGCCGGAGAAGGCCAGCGGGTTCTGCGGAGCCCGCCAGGGCAGGGCGCCCACAGGGTCGGGTGCGGGGCGCCGCGCCAGGGGCAGCTCCAGGCCCAGGCCGGGCTCGGGCAGCGTGGGCGAGTGGCGCGGGCTGCCCGGGCCGCTGCTGCGGCGTGCGCCCCCGGCCGGTGGCGGCGGCGGAGCGGGCGCCCCGTTGACCGCCGAGCAGCTGCCGAAGGCGGGCAGGGGCGCGGCGCGCTCGAACGGTGCCCAGATGGTGGCTGCGGCGGGCACGGTCAGGTCCAGCGCCAGGAAGTCGAAGC encodes:
- the PLK5 gene encoding inactive serine/threonine-protein kinase PLK5 — protein: MEPGPRRRRRRGSHQLVATFLRDPGSGRVYRRGKLIGKGAFSRCYKLTDLSTSVVFALKVVPRGGSGAGRLRPCGKVEREIALHSRLRHRNIVALHGHFADRDHVYLVLEYCSRQSLAHVLRARQTLTEPEVRYYLRGLVSGLQYLHQHRIVHRDLKPSNFFLNKNMEVKIGDLGLAAKVGPGGRCHRVLCGTPNFLAPEVISRNGHSCQSDIWALGCILYTVLTGVPPFPAAPLSETYRNIRAGRYPEPAHLSPAARRLIARLLAPDPAERPSLDLLLQDGFFTQGFSPDRLPPYCCHSPPVFARPPALGGLLRKVQLLLPPCGPLCPCTSTDGSDPDSTERGDEASPSERGAPDPETPIRLLSQGTLGGDPAGPAGSPRVEVDAAIRSLQLCLDAGPRAPQDPPGEPRPTLWAPQWVDYSSKYGFGYQLSDGGSAVLFRDGTHMALRPPAGQVCYLPSRGRLETFTLRDVPSPLGAKLAVLRLLTHYMRRRRRRRRRRREEGALPAPVPPAGPGFCLLRFLSSPEALLLLFSDGTVQVSVSAAHTQVVLSGQGEGLQLTHWGRGRAGASASLDSLRRHGCPPAARQLLGLALRMLQTTRGPERSDAAERETSGGGAQRAHQDGSARTLLPPGAQTTAAPTAQEAAAERGGDVPVPAQSPSVTPTHRPLLHLLAPPPPQASLAPPMPGPASPSPTHTTEASGGPNISAIVSRVP